The Penaeus chinensis breed Huanghai No. 1 chromosome 36, ASM1920278v2, whole genome shotgun sequence genome includes a region encoding these proteins:
- the LOC125045122 gene encoding uncharacterized protein LOC125045122: MANAASTGVPDDEPQLGPKATKIRERIRNITNEDDDKVVSREDSAVVHANQSGQRFTAAMHGHERSLRGLVKQGCTMVGNVEVAAVSGEVAAVVDSETRRDTWRDALENDHKKTRQALKKMQEAWELSTDFCIPEDLHESLCQLREWSEELTQQKVAVIEGLREELRELDAIYSREALQHARERVELLRRITEHVTELHQSYRTSLRAVQEVADTERKELVVHYSDVWDEAVRELNQQLHRLLHERLHNRTSRMDEIIELKLHGAAPHTAIKDQLDADIEKVLVELMRVKAGQQMEESQLRYNQQVLQQQYRETTALVSEGRRTLNALRPSLNSSRRKAEEADCRRLTREQNVVREVKRVKELIQQYKDRLGNTTTFYTQQARGLSLMHYEAMHQLVMEIVEMDRGIQHGVLAREWVEPDLSALSDLCPALSPADTPALAAASRILAPSSEGSVTGSDADTGTVDEDFLTRLAEEAAFLVSGDISQMRHHGPLLLLEHVFWELGIHTENDVSRLLKLARRHLASRPPPPQPPQRQREDAQADGYDAEADEGISEFEGIFTSEDVLAVLVAFCSSRKDGGVGKEADGSEALEPHYAGEKEESGRWNSFLQAFGRRTRAWTAIRHALSQYLHVLEGRLDETRKVERLRRENAELRHLLQGVTLDL, from the exons ATGGCTAACGCAGCTAGTACAGGTGTTCCTGATGACGAGCCGCAGCTGGGTCCAAAAGCAACGAAAATTAGAGAAAGGATACGCAACATAACGAACGA GGATGACGACAAAGTGGTCAGCCGGGAGGACTCGGCCGTCGTCCACGCCAACCAGTCCGGCCAGAGGTTCACGGCCGCCATGCACGGCCACGAGCGCTCTCTCCGCGGCCTGGTCAAGCAGGGCTGCACGATG GTGGGCAATGTGGAAGTGGCGGCCGTGAGCGGCGAGGTGGCTGCCGTTGTGGACAGTGAAACCCGACGAGACACTTGGAGGGACGCCCTTGAGAACGACCACAAGAAAACTCGTCAGGCGCTGAAGAAGATGCAGGAGGCCTGGGAACTCTCCACAGACTTCTGCATCCCCGAGGACCTGCACGAAAGCCTGTGTCAGCTGAGGG AATGGAGCGAAGAACTGACGCAGCAGAAGGTGGCTGTGATCGAGGGACTGCGGGAGGAGCTGCGAGAGCTGGACGCCATATACAGCAGGGAAGCTCTTCAACATGCCCGGGAGAGGGTCGAGTTGCTCAGGAGAATCACAGAGCACGTGACCGAACTTCACCAATCTTACCGTACCTCACTGAGGGCCGTACAG GAAGTGGCGGACACCGAGCGCAAGGAGCTGGTGGTACATTACAGCGATGTATGGGATGAGGCCGTTCGGGAATTAAACCAACAGCTGCACCGCCTCCTGCACGAACGGTTGCACAATCGCACGTCTCGAATGGACGAAATAATTGAGCTGAAGCTGCACGGCGCCGCCCCACACACCGCCATCAAAGACCAACTCGACGCCGACATCGAAAAG GTGCTGGTAGAGCTGATGAGGGTGAAGGCTGGGCAGCAGATGGAGGAGAGCCAGCTACGCTACAACCAGCAGGTCCTCCAGCAGCAGTACAGGGAGACGACCGCCCTAGTTAGCGAGGGCAGACGCACACTTAACGCTCTCAGGCCCTCGCTTAACAGCAGCAGGAGAAAG GCAGAGGAAGCCGACTGCAGGCGCTTGACAAGGGAGCAGAACGTCGTGCGAGAGGTGAAGAGAGTGAAGGAACTGATTCAGCAGTACAAGGACAGACTCGGCAACACCACGACCTTCTACACTCAGCAAGCCCGCGGCCTCTCTCTCATGCACTACGAAGCCATGCACCAGCTGGTTATGGAA ATCGTGGAGATGGACCGCGGGATCCAGCACGGGGTCTTAGCCCGCGAGTGGGTGGAACCCGACCTCTCGGCCCTCTCGGACCTCTGCCCCGCCCTCAGCCCCGCCGACACTCCCGCCCTCGCTGCCGCCTCCAGGATACTGGCTCCCTCAAGCG AAGGCTCAGTGACAGGTTCGGACGCAGACACAGGCACTGTCGACGAGGACTTCCTGACGAGGCTGGCGGAGGAGGCCGCCTTCCTGGTCAGTGGCGACATCTCCCAAATGCGGCACCACGGCCCACTCCTTCTGCTGGAGCATGTCTTTTGG GAGCTGGGAATCCACACGGAAAATGACGTCTCACGCCTCCTGAAGCTCGCGAGGCGCCACCTAGCTTCTCGGCCGCCACCACCTCAGCCTCCTCAACG GCAAAGGGAGGATGCCCAGGCCGATGGGTATGACGCTGAAGCTGATGAGGGTATATCAG AATTCGAAGGAATATTTACATCGGAAGACGTGCTGGCAGTCCTCGTGGCCTTTTGCTCGTCAAG GAAGGACGGGGGCGTGGGGAAGGAGGCCGACGGCTCAGAGGCTCTCGAACCCCACTACGCCGGCGAGAAGGAGGAATCCGGCCGCTGGAACTCCTTCCTGCAGGCTTTCGGTCGCAGGACCCGCGCCTGGACCGCCATCAGACACGCCCTAAGCCAGTACCTGCATGTGTTGGAAG GTCGCCTTGACGAGACGCGGAAGGTGGAGCGGCTGCGGCGAGAGAATGCGGAGTTGCGTCACCTTCTCCAGGGCGTCACCTTGGACTTGTGA